The Juglans microcarpa x Juglans regia isolate MS1-56 chromosome 8S, Jm3101_v1.0, whole genome shotgun sequence genome has a window encoding:
- the LOC121243884 gene encoding putative receptor protein kinase ZmPK1: MKFMGTLILFVLFSALFAPATSTNRTLSKGLSLSSENPEDVLTSPKGVFSAGFYPVGDNAYCFAIWFASRNSRSQDHTVVWMANRDQPVNGRKSKLSLLRNGNLILTDAGKFTVWGTNTASISSLELHLYDTGNLVLRTLGGESLWESFDFPTDTLLPQQLLTRNTKLVSSRSQTNYSSGFYKLLFDNDNVLCLLYDRANISSPYWPAPWLTSEQANRFVYNSSRIAVLDSFGNFSSSDKFTVSSTDYGQLLHRRLTLDYDGNLRLYSWHEEGEMWVVSWQAWQIPCIIHGVCGPNSICSYVPDIGRKCSCLRGYKMINHSDWSQGCEPEFDLSFGKNKFDFLQISHLDFYGFDYGSYHNKTLAECKQLCLELPECKAFQYTFSTEDTHSSCYPKTLLMNGHRLPSSDGSIYLRVPKTTLPNLLSNANFAENIGLNCSNEGPLLLERVYLKNQVNGTVKFMLWFVCGLGGLEIVGIFLVWCILIRTPKSSRADKQGYLFAITGFRKFTYSELKKATKGFTEEIGRGAGGIVYKGVLADNRVAAIKQLYEANQGEEVFLAEVNIIGRLNHMNLIEMWGFCAEGKQRLLVSEYMEHGSLADNLSSNSLDWKKRFEIALGTAKGLSYLHEECLEWVLHCDVKPENIFLDSNYQPKVADFGLSKLQSRGDANNPNFSRMRGTRGYMAPEWVFNLPITSKVDVYSYGIVVLEMVTGKDAAKGVHDTDYGEQPQHKRLVSWVREKKNRAALTESWLEEIIDPSLKGKYDVRKMETLIGVALQCAEEEKDARPSMREVVEMLLDQENDR, from the coding sequence ATGAAGTTCATGGGCACTCTGATCTTGTTCGTCCTCTTCTCGGCATTGTTTGCTCCGGCGACATCCACAAATCGCACTTTGAGCAAAGGTTTGTCTCTCTCCAGCGAGAACCCGGAAGATGTTTTGACTTCGCCGAAAGGAGTGTTCTCCGCGGGCTTTTATCCCGTCGGTGACAATGCTTATTGCTTTGCCATATGGTTCGCCTCCCGAAACTCAAGGAGTCAGGACCACACCGTTGTCTGGATGGCCAACCGAGACCAACCGGTTAACGGAAGGAAATCGAAGCTCTCCCTGCTCAGAAATGGTAATCTTATCTTAACCGACGCCGGTAAGTTCACCGTCTGGGGGACAAACACTGCTTCTATCTCGTCTTTAGAGTTACATCTTTACGATACTGGTAATCTTGTTCTACGAACTTTGGGTGGTGAAAGTTTGTGGGAAAGCTTCGACTTTCCCACGGATACCTTGCTTCCCCAGCAATTACTAACTAGAAATACAAAGCTTGTCTCCTCGAGAAGCCAGACCAACTATTCCTCTGGCTTCTACAAGCTTCTTTTCGATAATGATAACGTCCTCTGCCTTCTTTATGATCGGGCTAACATTTCCAGTCCTTACTGGCCTGCACCATGGCTTACGAGCGAGCAAGCCAATAGGTTCGTGTACAATAGTAGCAGAATCGCAGTGCTTGATTCCTTCGGGAACTTTAGTTCTTCCGATAAATTTACAGTTTCGTCAACTGACTATGGGCAATTGCTCCATAGAAGATTGACACTTGATTACGATGGTAATCTTCGATTGTACAGTTGGCACGAGGAGGGCGAGATGTGGGTTGTTTCATGGCAGGCCTGGCAGATACCTTGTATTATTCATGGTGTTTGTGGGCCTAACAGTATATGTAGCTATGTTCCTGATATTGGCAGAAAGTGCTCGTGCCTCCGAGGgtataaaatgataaatcattCCGATTGGTCTCAAGGATGTGAACCCGAATTTGATCTCTCTTTTGGGAAAAACAAGTTTGATTTTTTGCAGATATCCCATCTTGATTTCTATGGTTTTGATTATGGTAGCTACCACAATAAAACACTTGCTGAATGCAAGCAGTTATGCTTGGAATTGCCCGAGTGCAAAGCATTCCAATACACCTTTTCCACCGAAGATACACATTCAAGTTGTTACCCCAAGACTCTATTAATGAATGGACATCGTTTGCCTTCTTCTGATGGAAGCATCTATCTGAGAGTGCCCAAAACAACTCTCCCAAATCTCCTCTCGAACGCCAATTTTGCAGAAAACATCGGTTTAAATTGTTCCAATGAAGGTCCCCTGCTACTGGAAAGAGTATACTTAAAAAACCAGGTTAACGGGACCGTCAAATTCATGCTCTGGTTTGTATGTGGATTAGGAGGACTAGAAATTGTGGGTATCTTTTTGGTGTGGTGTATCTTGATTAGAACTCCCAAAAGTTCTCGTGCAGACAAGCAAGGCTATCTTTTTGCCATCACTGGATTCAGAAAATTTACATATTCGGAGCTGAAGAAGGCCACAAAGGGTTTTACTGAGGAGATTGGAAGAGGCGCAGGAGGGATTGTGTACAAAGGGGTGTTGGCGGACAATCGAGTTGCAGCAATCAAGCAACTCTACGAAGCCAACCAAGGAGAAGAAGTATTTCTAGCAGAAGTGAACATCATTGGTAGGCTTAACCACATGAACTTGATAGAAATGTGGGGTTTCTGTGCTGAGGGAAAGCAGCGGCTTTTGGTGTCCGAGTACATGGAGCATGGTTCATTGGCAGACAACCTCTCTTCCAATTCACTTGACTGGAAGAAAAGGTTTGAAATTGCTTTGGGCACTGCGAAAGGCCTATCTTATTTGCATGAAGAGTGCCTGGAGTGGGTTTTGCACTGCGATGTAAAACCTGAAAACATATTCCTAGACTCTAATTATCAACCAAAGGTTGCTGATTTTGGCCTGTCCAAACTACAAAGCAGAGGAGATGCCAACAATCCAAATTTCTCGAGGATGAGAGGAACCCGCGGATACATGGCTCCGGAGTGGGTATTCAATCTGCCCATCACCTCTAAAGTAGATGTTTATAGCTACGGGATTGTTGTGTTGGAGATGGTGACCGGCAAAGATGCAGCAAAGGGTGTCCATGACACAGACTATGGAGAGCAGCCACAGCACAAAAGGCTTGTTTCGTGGGTGAGGGAAAAGAAGAATAGGGCGGCTTTAACTGAGTCCTGGCTTGAAGAGATCATAGACCCAAGCTTGAAAGGCAAATATGACGTACGAAAGATGGAAACTCTGATTGGGGTTGCTCTGCAATGtgcagaggaagaaaaagatgcaAGGCCCAGCATGAGAGAAGTCGTTGAGATGCTTTTGGACCAAGAAAATGATCGTTAA